The following is a genomic window from Armatimonadia bacterium.
TCCGATGTGCTGCTACTGAAGAGCAACAAGATCGCCCCCGCGAGACCGAGGACTCCGACGAACATGCCCATGCCCATCGCCAATCTGCAGAGCCCGTCACTACCCGAACTGCCACGATCGGTCGCATCTGACATCGTCTCTGGCTCCCTTCGCTGCGGTGGGGTATCGACTGCGCCATCGCCTGAGTGGAGTCTTCGTGTGCTGTGGCCACAAGTCCTGGCGGGGCCTGGCGGCCCTCTGGCTCCTCGTTCTCTGCCTCGGTTGCACGCTCGAGATGGTCTTGCGGGTCCCTATCACCAGGTCCTGGAGAAGGCATGGAGGGCGGGCAGGTCGCGGCACTTCCGGAAGCGAAGCTTCCTGCCGCAGGTGTGCAGGGCGTGGTCGCGACTTCGGGGCGTGAGAGGACCTTCCATGAACATCAAGTCCGTGGCTGTCTTCGGCGGATCAGGCAAGATCGGGAGGCATGTCGTCCCGTGGCTGGTGGAGCACGGGTACGCGGTGCGCGCCCTGGTGCACCGGAGTCCGGTGGCCGGAGAAGGAGTGGTGTCGGTG
Proteins encoded in this region:
- a CDS encoding NmrA family NAD(P)-binding protein; this encodes MNIKSVAVFGGSGKIGRHVVPWLVEHGYAVRALVHRSPVAGEGVVSV